The Mesorhizobium loti genome includes a region encoding these proteins:
- a CDS encoding arabinose ABC transporter substrate-binding protein has protein sequence MRLLKTALVAGALAVLSVTTIAAYAQDTKIGFIVKQPEEPWFQDEWKFADQAAKEKGFTLVKIGAEDGEKLMSAIDNLGAQGAQGFIVCTPDVKLGPGIVAKAAANNLKLMTVDDRLVGADGKALEDVPHMGISATKIGEAVGQAIVDEMKARGWKADEVGAIRVSYDQLPTAVDRVEGAISVLKANGFKAENIFDAPQAKTDTEAALNAATVVLNAHADIKKWVSFGLNDEAVLGAVRASESVGIPAENVIGVGIGGADSAINEFKKPTATGFVGTVIISPKRHGYETALNMYDWVANNKEPEKLILTSGALAKRDDYQKVRQGLGIQ, from the coding sequence ATGCGACTTTTGAAGACCGCGCTCGTCGCGGGTGCGCTTGCCGTGCTGTCCGTCACGACCATTGCTGCATATGCTCAGGACACCAAGATCGGTTTCATCGTCAAACAGCCGGAGGAGCCGTGGTTCCAGGACGAATGGAAATTCGCCGACCAGGCCGCCAAGGAAAAAGGCTTTACCCTGGTCAAGATCGGCGCCGAGGACGGTGAGAAGCTGATGTCGGCGATCGACAATCTCGGCGCCCAGGGCGCCCAGGGTTTCATCGTCTGCACACCCGACGTGAAACTCGGACCCGGCATCGTCGCCAAAGCCGCCGCCAACAATCTCAAGCTGATGACCGTCGACGACCGTCTGGTCGGCGCCGACGGCAAGGCGCTGGAAGACGTGCCGCATATGGGCATCTCGGCCACCAAGATCGGCGAGGCCGTCGGCCAGGCGATCGTCGACGAGATGAAGGCGCGCGGCTGGAAGGCCGACGAGGTCGGCGCCATCCGAGTCTCCTACGACCAGCTGCCGACCGCCGTCGATCGCGTCGAAGGCGCCATCTCGGTGCTCAAGGCGAACGGCTTCAAGGCCGAGAATATCTTTGACGCGCCGCAGGCCAAGACCGATACCGAAGCTGCCCTCAACGCCGCGACGGTCGTGCTCAACGCCCATGCCGACATCAAGAAGTGGGTCTCCTTCGGCCTCAACGACGAAGCGGTGCTGGGTGCGGTGCGTGCTTCCGAAAGCGTCGGCATTCCGGCCGAGAACGTGATCGGCGTCGGCATTGGCGGCGCGGATTCAGCGATCAACGAGTTCAAGAAGCCGACTGCCACCGGCTTCGTCGGCACGGTGATCATCTCGCCGAAACGTCATGGCTACGAGACGGCGCTCAACATGTATGACTGGGTTGCCAACAACAAGGAACCGGAGAAGCTGATCCTGACCTCGGGTGCACTCGCCAAGCGCGACGACTACCAGAAGGTCCGCCAGGGTCTCGGCATCCAATAA
- a CDS encoding FadR family transcriptional regulator: protein MTEILKKAPGDTRRPRVMPDVTKAMASDIFSGRYPAGSSLPTENELGVEYGVSRTVIREALKVLAAKGLVLSRPRVGTIVCNEDDWNIIDPQVLAWHAPHALDDKLFDAILETRRAIEPLVAELAATRATLQEIADLEAAWRGMAGAGEDLAAFSRSDIAFHQIVYAASHNPIFRQIGNLIDTGLKFSLEATAVISLDRRTEAVAAHREVVEALRMRDVDAARGAANKILDLAARDLVSAKKLKSN from the coding sequence GTGACCGAGATTTTGAAGAAGGCACCTGGCGACACCCGCCGCCCGCGCGTCATGCCCGATGTGACCAAGGCGATGGCCTCGGACATCTTTTCCGGGCGCTACCCGGCCGGATCCTCCTTGCCTACGGAAAACGAACTCGGCGTCGAATATGGCGTCAGCCGCACCGTCATCCGCGAGGCGCTGAAGGTGCTGGCGGCCAAGGGGCTGGTGCTGTCACGGCCGCGCGTCGGCACGATCGTCTGCAACGAGGACGACTGGAACATCATCGACCCGCAGGTGCTGGCCTGGCACGCACCGCATGCGCTGGACGACAAGCTCTTCGACGCCATCCTCGAAACGCGCCGGGCCATCGAGCCGCTGGTCGCGGAACTCGCCGCCACCCGCGCGACGCTGCAGGAGATCGCCGATCTCGAAGCCGCCTGGCGCGGCATGGCCGGCGCCGGCGAGGATCTGGCCGCCTTCTCGCGCAGCGACATCGCTTTCCACCAGATCGTCTATGCCGCGAGCCACAACCCGATCTTTCGCCAGATCGGCAATCTGATCGACACAGGGCTGAAATTCTCGCTGGAGGCGACGGCGGTGATTTCGCTCGACCGGCGCACGGAGGCCGTGGCGGCGCACCGCGAGGTGGTCGAGGCGCTGCGCATGCGCGACGTCGATGCGGCACGTGGGGCGGCAAACAAGATCCTCGACCTCGCGGCGCGCGACCTCGTCAGCGCCAAGAAACTCAAGAGCAACTGA
- the dgoD gene encoding galactonate dehydratase produces MKIISLTTYIVPPRWLFLKIETDAGVTGWGEPVVEGRALTVEAAVKELGDYLIGKDPRLIEDHWTVMHRGGFYRGGPILMSAIAGIDQALWDIKGKALGVPVHELLGGKLRDTIKVYSWIGGDRPAEVAAGAREMVARGFLALKMNGTEELQIVDSHDKIDAAVERVAMVREAVGPNIGIAVDFHGRVHRPMARALVKELEPYRLMFIEEPVLSENREALKEIAALGSTPIALGERLYSRWDFKSVFEEGVVDIIQPDLSHAGGITECRKIAAMAEAYDVAVAPHCPLGPIALAACLQLDAVSYNCFIQEQSLGIHYNAANDLLDYAANKDVFRYEDGYVAIPDGPGLGVEIDEDYVKERAKEGHRWRNPIWRHKDGSFAEW; encoded by the coding sequence ATGAAAATCATCTCGCTCACCACCTACATCGTTCCGCCGCGCTGGCTTTTCCTGAAGATCGAAACCGATGCCGGCGTCACCGGCTGGGGCGAGCCGGTCGTGGAAGGCCGGGCGCTGACCGTCGAGGCAGCGGTCAAGGAGCTTGGTGATTATCTCATCGGCAAGGATCCCCGCCTGATCGAGGACCATTGGACGGTGATGCATCGCGGCGGCTTCTATCGTGGCGGGCCGATCCTGATGAGCGCCATTGCCGGCATCGACCAGGCGTTGTGGGACATCAAGGGCAAGGCGCTCGGCGTGCCCGTGCATGAACTGCTCGGCGGCAAGTTGCGCGACACGATCAAGGTCTATTCGTGGATCGGCGGCGACCGGCCTGCGGAGGTCGCGGCCGGCGCCAGGGAAATGGTGGCGCGCGGCTTCCTGGCGCTCAAGATGAACGGCACGGAAGAGCTGCAGATCGTCGACAGCCATGACAAGATCGACGCCGCTGTCGAACGCGTCGCCATGGTGCGCGAGGCTGTCGGCCCCAACATCGGCATCGCTGTCGATTTCCACGGCCGCGTGCACCGGCCGATGGCGCGCGCCCTGGTCAAGGAGTTGGAGCCTTACAGGCTGATGTTCATCGAGGAGCCGGTGCTCAGCGAAAACCGCGAGGCGTTGAAGGAGATCGCCGCTCTTGGCTCGACGCCAATCGCGCTCGGCGAGCGGCTCTACAGCCGCTGGGACTTCAAGTCGGTGTTCGAGGAAGGTGTCGTCGATATCATCCAGCCAGACCTGTCGCATGCCGGCGGCATCACCGAATGCCGCAAGATCGCGGCGATGGCGGAAGCCTATGACGTCGCCGTGGCGCCGCACTGCCCGCTTGGGCCAATCGCGCTTGCCGCCTGCCTGCAGCTCGACGCGGTCAGCTACAACTGCTTCATCCAGGAACAGAGCCTCGGCATCCACTACAACGCCGCCAACGACCTGCTCGACTATGCAGCCAACAAGGATGTCTTCCGCTACGAGGATGGCTATGTCGCCATCCCCGACGGCCCAGGCCTGGGTGTCGAGATCGACGAGGACTATGTCAAGGAACGCGCTAAAGAAGGCCACCGCTGGCGCAACCCGATCTGGCGCCACAAGGACGGTTCTTTCGCCGAGTGGTGA